Proteins from one Longimicrobium sp. genomic window:
- a CDS encoding DUF3800 domain-containing protein, whose translation RELDRFGADNDAEVLVVMDEHQERDVVLDQAARMMYSDPEKLQHLLEPPYQVESHRYQTVQCADWICGIVGRFGALRAAPGEFGEFKWAEEAAFAPRIERLAICKHLTLPPVLPAASEIVELNEPGDQ comes from the coding sequence CCGGGAACTCGACCGATTCGGTGCGGACAATGATGCAGAGGTGCTGGTGGTCATGGACGAGCATCAGGAGCGTGACGTTGTGCTCGACCAGGCAGCCCGCATGATGTACTCCGATCCGGAGAAGCTCCAGCACTTGCTCGAGCCTCCCTACCAGGTGGAGAGTCATCGGTATCAAACCGTCCAATGTGCCGATTGGATTTGCGGGATCGTGGGCCGGTTCGGCGCGCTCCGCGCCGCCCCAGGCGAGTTCGGTGAGTTCAAGTGGGCGGAAGAAGCAGCGTTTGCTCCTCGTATCGAGCGGTTGGCGATCTGCAAACACCTAACGCTGCCTCCTGTACTGCCGGCCGCCTCGGAGATCGTCGAGCTGAATGAACCGGGC